The following are encoded together in the Pithys albifrons albifrons isolate INPA30051 chromosome 5, PitAlb_v1, whole genome shotgun sequence genome:
- the HMGB2 gene encoding high mobility group protein B2, with amino-acid sequence MGKGDPNKPRGKMSSYAYFVQTCREEHKKKHPDSSVNFAEFSRKCSERWKTMSSKEKGKFEEMAKGDKARYDREMKNYVPPKGEKKGKKKDPNAPKRPPSAFFLFCSEHRPKIKNDHPGLSIGDTAKKLGEMWSEQSAKDKQPYEQKAAKLKEKYEKDIAAYRAKNKGDAGKKGPGRPAGSKKKAEPEEEEEEEEDEEEEEEEDEDEE; translated from the exons ATGGGCAAAGGCGACCCCAACAAGCCGCGGGGCAAGATGTCCTCGTACGCCTACTTCGTGCAGACCTGCCGCGAGGAGCACAAGAAGAAGCACCCGGACTCGTCCGTCAACTTCGCCGAGTTCTCGCGGAAGTGCTCGGAGCGATGGAAG ACAATGTCGagcaaggaaaaaggaaagtttgAAGAAATGGCTAAAGGAGACAAAGCTCGTTATGACAGGGAGATGAAAAATTATGTTCCTCCCAAAGGtgagaagaagggaaagaaaaaggaccCCAACGCTCCTAAAAGACCACC ATCTGcgttcttccttttctgttctgaaCACCGTCCAAAAATCAAAAATGATCATCCTGGCTTGTCTATTGGAGATACAGCAAAGAAATTAGGTGAAATGTGGTCTGAACAGTCGGCCAAAGATAAACAGCCATATGAACAGAAGGCTGCAAAACTAAAGGAGAAATATGAAAAG GATATTGCAGCATATCGTGCCAAGAACAAGGGTgatgcaggaaaaaagggccCAGGTAGGCCTGCAGGATCTAAGAAGAAAGCAGAaccggaggaggaggaggaggaagaggaagatgaggaggaagaggaggaagaagatgagGATGAAGAATAA